A region of the Candidatus Melainabacteria bacterium genome:
AGAGCCTTGATGCGACGTTCCAGAGGGGTCTTCTTAGCCATAATTACTTTGCACCATCAGCAGTGCCGGCATCAACAGTCTTATCCAACTCTCGATGCTGTTTTACAACCTTATAGTCAGGATATGATGCAGCCAGCTCATCGGCAAGCTTTTCTACAAGCGTGGCGGAGCGATGCTGTCCACCTGTGCAACCAAATGCAATGACAAACTGGCCAACCTTCAGCTCTGCCATTTTCGGCAGCACTTTTGCCAGCAGACCCTTCATCGACTCGAGAAAGTCCTGCGCCAGCTCCTGCTCGAGCACATACTGCTGAACGGCATTATCTCGGCCGGTCAGCGGTCGCAACTCTTCTACCCAATAGGGATTCTTCAAGAAGCGCACATCGAAGACGATATTGGCGAGCGGAGGTGGTCCCTGCTTATACCCGAAGGACGTAATGATGATTTGCAAACCATCTTCCTTACTTTTGCTGGAAGACGTTTTTCGATTTTCCAGTTCTTTAGTTGATTTTGATGACATGGTCGCAGTATAGGCTCACTTACAGGCTATTGCAAATTCAGACTTTAGAGTGTTCATCACTTAAATTATACGAATGTTGTGCGCCAATATCGTTTAAAAATTCCAGTAAGCCGCCGCCTTTGATGGATTTTTCAATGTCATGCGCGGAACAAGCTTCAATCACCCAACCGTTTGGTGCGGTCAAACTGATCAAAGAGAAACCACAGATATGGCAGACGCGGTCTGGGATGCGGGCTTGTGAAAGCCCCTTCAAATCTTGATTGAAGTAGCGATTAACGTACAAATCCGGCTCGAGCTTCTGCAGCTTGCGTTTCCAACCCAGCATGATATGGGTCAAGCCTGAGAGTGTGTCACTTCCATTGAATGGGAATGGCACAAAAGCTTTTCGACTTTTATCAGCACACACGACTAACCGACTACAGGCTGTTGTTGTGATTGTTTCGTTGAGATGATGTGCCCGCTCGATGCGGCAATTTTGTCTTGCAGCTTTTCAATGTCACCATCAGCGAATCCATGTTTGGTCATCTCGAGATCTCGGACAAGGTTATTCACAGCCTTGTTGATGAACAGCTCGCCATCGAGATGGTCGATCTCATGTTGTATAGCGCGGCAGAGCAAATCGCCCTCCGCCTCCAATTTCTGGTCGCGTCCCTGCACGTTTTGATAGCGAACAACAATCTTGTTGGCTCTCTTTACTTCAAAATAGACACCGGGAAAACTCAGACAACCTTCCAAACCGACCAGCTCGCCTTCTTTGTGCACGATCACCGGGTTAATGAATACGATTGGTTTTCGCTTTTCATCTTCTCCGGCTACGTCGATAACCATGAGCCGCTTGGAAACGCCGACTTGCGGAGCAGCCAGTCCGACGCCATCGTTTTCGTACATCGTGTCCAACATGTCTTGAGCCAACTTGCGGGTCGAAGCATCAAAACTGCTAATTTTCTTGGCCGGGGTTTTGAGAACCTCATCAGGAAAGTATCTCAGCTGCAGTTTGGACATTTCGAAATTCCTCCTTTCGTGCCCAGAACCTAGATCTCATGGGCTTCTTCGCCGATATTACCATAGACTTGCCAAGATTACACTGCCCACTCTCTAATGCTCGAGCGCGGCAAGCGTCTGCCGGGTAGAATTATGGCCGGTACCTGGTAAACAGGATCGGGAATGTTGCGCAATTGTGCGAAATAAGCAGTAGAGGAAACGATGTTGAAATACAAGACCGTTCAAAGACTCGTCTGGGGCCTGCTTCTGGGATTGTCAGCGAGCACGACCTGGTCCGCAGCTGCTCTGGCAGATTCGCTACCGGCACCTCGCAGACACGCCTTCGTCGCATCCGACAGAACCCGCCTGATGGCGGAAATCTACTCCGCTCCCGGCGACAAGGCGCATCCATGCGTTATCCTCGTTCACCAGCTAGGACGAACAAACGCTGACATGAAACCACTGGTTGCACCGCTTGTAGCGGAGGGCTTCACAGTAGTTAACCTTGACATGCGAGGGCACGGTGCATCGCAGAGCCGGCTTACAGGCGGCAATTTTCCATACACCAAATTCACTAACGCAGACTGGCAACAACTGCCGTTCGACTTGCGAGTCGTATTGAAAAACATGGTCACGGTACCAAACATCGACGTACAAAAATTTGCTCTGGTGGGCGCCTCAATCGGAGCTAATGCCTCGATTATTCAAGCCCGATTGGCCTCCAATGTTGAGGCGGTAGTGATGCTCTCTCCGGGAGTGGATTTCCACGGGCTGAAGCCAGCCGAGTCGATGGCGGGCTATCACAAACCAGTCTTGTTGGTCGCCGCCAAAGACGATACTTATTCGGCCGAATCTGCCACCCAGTTGAGTAAGATGAACAAAAAATCGAGCCTGGACATTCTTCCACAGGGCGGGCACGGCTCTCAAATGTTCGCAGCCCATCCTGAACTAGCCAAACAAATCGCAACATGGCTGCACAAAGCGATGTCTAAATAATGCAAAACAGACGTTTATCGGCGGCGATTGCCGCACTAATATTTAGTTCCTCGAACGGCTGTGCAATAGCAGCCGATTGGGGCTATGACGAAAGCAAACAACCGACAGAGCTTAAAGCATCGCCCGCCAAGTCACTTCAGCCGCGTTCCGGCAACCCGTTCGCTCGTACAGCCGCACCAAAAGCGGTGCCAAAGGCGGAGAGCGCCTCGCCAGAAACTCTCGAAGGAGCTTCTGCAGGCAGTGCACAAGCACTCGTACCACTGAAAGCATCGCCAGCAGCTTTGACCGCCCCAGCTAAGCCGACCGCGCACCCGCCAGCGAAGCCATCCTCAACTAAGTCCACAGCCAGGGGCAGCACGCCCACACCGACAGCAAAGTCCCGGGCGGCAGTTTCACCGGGGAAAAGTAATGGCGCAATTGAAGATTGGATTGAACTGTTTGAGCTTGTCTCGAAAGAGCAAGTTACAGCGGAGCAAAAAGCCAGATACAGAGAAGCTCTTGCACACAAACTGACAACCGAGCGCGGCGCGGAAGTATCACAAATAACCACCTTCTGGCCGGAAGTGCGCGGCAGAATCAAAAACAATGAAGACGAGAAAACCGCCTTTGCCTCCCTCTTCAGAGCCCTGTTGCGCTTTGTACTGAAATCTAAAAATGTGACGGAAGATGATTCAACCATCCTGAGCGAACTACTGGGTCCCGAAAGAATTTCGGTCCCCGGAGATCCACCTCTCACGGAAGATTCAGTTGATGCATACGGCGACATGGCTTGCTTCATGTATGAACAGTCGCACCCTGGCAAATCAGTTGACGCTATCGACAACAGAACAGTTTTTGCCTCGGTAATTGCCCGCAAGTATTCCGAGGCACCAACTGAGAAAGATAAGCGGGCCATGTCCAATTTTTCGTTGAGTTGGGCCAAGTTCAAAGTGATGTGGTTGGCCGCTAATGAAAGCGATCGCAAGCAGCTGTACGAACAAATTGCCATGGGCAAGCCACCCGCCAGCGATATCAAAGATCCGTTAGTGACGGCAATTTTCGCCAATGGACCCTGGCGCTGATTCACTAACAGTTCGCTCGCTATCAGTTTTTTTATCAAATTCTGGCAAAGCGCAATCTCAACCAAACCATCTCGGGGCTGGACTCAACTGGCGG
Encoded here:
- the def gene encoding peptide deformylase, encoding MSKLQLRYFPDEVLKTPAKKISSFDASTRKLAQDMLDTMYENDGVGLAAPQVGVSKRLMVIDVAGEDEKRKPIVFINPVIVHKEGELVGLEGCLSFPGVYFEVKRANKIVVRYQNVQGRDQKLEAEGDLLCRAIQHEIDHLDGELFINKAVNNLVRDLEMTKHGFADGDIEKLQDKIAASSGHIISTKQSQQQPVVG
- a CDS encoding alpha/beta fold hydrolase, which produces MLKYKTVQRLVWGLLLGLSASTTWSAAALADSLPAPRRHAFVASDRTRLMAEIYSAPGDKAHPCVILVHQLGRTNADMKPLVAPLVAEGFTVVNLDMRGHGASQSRLTGGNFPYTKFTNADWQQLPFDLRVVLKNMVTVPNIDVQKFALVGASIGANASIIQARLASNVEAVVMLSPGVDFHGLKPAESMAGYHKPVLLVAAKDDTYSAESATQLSKMNKKSSLDILPQGGHGSQMFAAHPELAKQIATWLHKAMSK